The DNA sequence TGTGAATTTGCTATTAGGTATTATGTTAATTATGTATTTTGACTGGCGTTCAGACACCATAAAGAGTAGCTTTCACTTACCTAATAAAATACAAGCACTTTTGTATAAAATGCCCAATCTTTTCCACTCTAATGCAAGAACTTTCACGTGCTAGCCATGTTGCGGAATTCTCAATGCATCTTTTTTATTAGATTATTAGACAGATTCAACACTAGTGTTGCTGCGGTTGCCTGTAACTTCTACTGATTTTCGACGGTTTGGTTTACAGAACCCTGGAGGTGAcattgaatgtttgtttttataaaacatgCTCTCATtattgccggaccgcataagcggagccggccaagaagagcaaatgtgactgactgaccggcTGGCCGACCTTtattaaatagcgtagtggttggagaagtggacttgtgaactataggtaccgagttcatatctcctcgcaggcctgaaataaaacagtttatgttGCGACAATTTCTGGCATTGAAAAGtgcatcttcagtctcgctagcaatttctccatttttctctccccggcaaccgcttaaacagggtttcctattctcctacttgcacctttcattttagctcatattacaaacaattaatattctgcttcattggttacaacagcttataacagttcactaacttatacaatcaatacatctacactaataagttgttaaaacggccattgGCAAAAGCCAATGATGGTGGTAAACTTAAAAAGAAACGttggtcagtttaacacaatcctcaatgctgaaacgtgtaataccgtggtgtagtggttaaagacagtgccccTGACACCGAGCAAATGTACAGGTCCGTAGTGAAGTGGTTAACTTCGCAGGTTTTCACATGTGCGATCTAGGTTCGTGTCTCGAGAAACATATTTCTATTGCGGGCCCCCTGAACTAGGCATGCCAGGTTTCTTGTCTAAACTTGCTCTGGTTTTTATAGATGAACTTTcaggattttcaggattttggtTCTTATGCACAACATTAGATGGAAAGTAAATTTCTATAGACTACACATTTTTACGTTGGGTCTTTATTTTGTCATGTGTCCTTGAACTTCCTTGTCCTTTTGTGTCCGAAATATCTATAGAACGAGAACGCGTATTATTAAAAGAGAACACGTTTTGTAAATCTAATTAAATCTTATTGAATGTCACCTCCAGGGCTCCATATTTGTTAAATCCACTGTAAAACACCAAAAACACTTTGCACTGCCTCTAATGGGCCGGAGCACTTCCATTGCGCAGCGTTTCGGTTAATGATTCGTTTATGTTAAGGCTGTTGTGTTGTAAGTAATTGAACACATCGTCTTATGTGtgtcatttattttactgtcGTGTTAATTTTGTTTAGCTGCATCACTGCATGGTAACTTGGTTAATGTTGCCCCTTTTACCCGTGAGTAATACCGACTCCTGCACACTAGATGGAGCGTTGCAACTGATTTTCTTGCGGACCACCTTTATAAcgtagaagaaaaaaaatgagcCTTATTAACCCCAACACAAAATTGCGCGCTACAATCCATTTATTTCAGAGAAGAGGAAGCGTGCTACAATTTGTTTGCGGACTAGTTACCGCGGAAGAAGGGGAAAACAACTGATAAAGATAGATTAGATTGTTTTTAAGTGATTCCACAATGGCAAGCGACACAGACATCATGGATGACTGTGATAGCGACGAAGAAGGATCCTCTGATAGTAGTTACGTTCCAGACGAAGACTTTAGCTTCGACAGTGAGGAAGAAGTGGATCCAGACGATAGCACGTAAGTGTAAATAATCTTCATCCCTGTATTTACGTTAACATAATCTGGAATTATTTTAACATCGTATTTTTTATGTTATCTCTCGGGTTGTTCTGTATACTATGTTTTGGATGTTATGTTGAATAAGCAAAGTAAATTCCTTTCCTTAATATGTGCGCCACTAGTGACGATTGGAgaggttattttatttaaattattctaACGAATCCACAATTTTTCTTTTACCGAATATAATCGGTTAATTCGTATATTTACGAAATTGTGCCATTTTGTAACAAACATGTATGCCCAATTCCAAATTAATCTCCACATTCCGCCGTCCATCTCCGCATTCCCGCGCTCCACCTCCATTTATAAAAGCGATTCTGTTGGTTGTTTTCAGTCATGTGGTTGCACTGACTGTTCTGCCCGCCAGGCATTGTTAAAACATGGCGGCTACACTGGGATTTCTATGGAGCTATACTGCACCAGCCGGTCAGTATTTCTACTTTTACAACCTGTGAGTGTTTagatcacctcacaaaacatgaaaaacaaaggtatacaaacacactgcaagTCTTAAGCACTGgtgacacacatacaacacCCGCTGCGTAATCGTTAAAACAGCGACATCCCTGCTGGAGCTGAAGGGGATGTGTACTTACTGTACCATGTAGAGAATCCATCCCCTTACCCTGCTAACAAAATGAAAGCATACAAAGGTACAGACCGCTATCTGTACATTCGACCAGGCTGGATCAATAATGCAGTTGTTTGGGAGGTGAAAGAGCATACATTATTCATTGTCAAAGCGAAGTTGAGTGCTAATTTACCTAAACTACCATTGGTTCTATGGATGGTCAGAGTAACGTAGTGCagccgaaaaccagtcagtatctgttgtgaccaccatttgcctctcGCAGTGCAAAACATCTCCTTCGTATatagttgatcaggttgttgattgtggcctgtggaatgttggtccactcctcttaaatggctgtgcgaagttgctggatattggcagaaCCTGGAACTCGCTGTCGTATAcgctgatccagagcatcccaaacatactcaatgggtgacatgtccagtgagtatgCAAGAACTgcgatgttttcagcttccaggaattgtgtacagatccttgcaacatggggccgtgcattatcatgctgcaacatgaggtgatgatcgtagatgaatggcacaacaatggacctcaggatctcgtcacagtatctcattcaaaatgccattaataaaatgcacctgtgttcgttgtccataacacatacctgcccataccataaccccaccgccaccatgggccactcgacccacaacgttgacatcagcaaaccgctcacccacacaacgccatctgccctgtacagtgaaaaccaggattcatccgtgaacagaacacctctccaaagtgccagacaccatcgaatgtgagcatttgcccactcaagtcggttacgatgaactgcagtcaggtcgagaccccgatgaggacgacgagcatgcagatgagcttccctgagacggtttctgacagtttgtgcagaaattctttggttatgcaaaccgattgttgcagcagctgtccggtggctggtctcagacgatcttggaggtgaagatgctggatgtggaggtcctgggctggtgtggttacgtGTGGTCtgcggttggatgtactgccaaaatctctgaaacgcctttggtagagaaatgaacattacattcacaggcaacagctctggtggacattcctgcagccagcatgccaattgcacgctccctcaaaacttgcaacgtctggcattgtgctgtgtgatggaactgcacattttagtgtgaccttttattgtggccagcctaaggcacacctgtggaataatcatgctgtctaatcagcatcttgatatgccacacctgtgaggtggatggattatctcagcaaaggagaagtgctcactaacacagatttagacagatttgtgaacattatttgagagaaataggccttttgtgtacatagagaaagtcttagatctttgacctcagctcatgataaatgggggcaaaaacaagtgttgcgtttataattttgttcagtgtatttaacTACCGACCAGGGACCCTAAGAATAAACTACTTTAATAAACAACcatcctatatatatatatatatatatataaaaatacattttaggaaagtTACAGCTAATTTGCATATTGTGTTAATCAATAAAGTTACTACAAATTGCAGCTTTATCATCTTTTGATTCTGGTATCATTTAGATCAGTAATTTCAAGTAAACATTATTGTtgtcagtcaatcaaatgtatttataaagccctttttacatcagcagttgtaagTGCTGTTACGAAACACCCagcctgttttgtttgttccggttcattattattattattattattattattattctgggAGAAAAGGGGTATATTTAGCAAATTcggcctcatggtggcgctgtcacaagcctgcaaagttgcactttttgcaagctcaccacatCCACCCCATTTAATGTAGAGTCTTGAAAATTGGTACAAAAGTTTCTCTTCACTATGACATTTTTTGTGGGAAGTCCACCATCAtggattttttgaaaaacacctAAAAATTCACTCCAGGTGCCAAATGTCTGATCTAGGcatactttgatatttggcgTCAATGGACTATGGTCTGTAAAAGTTAATTTAACACTGATCTTTATGGGGGGGCATCTTTATAGGTGATGTGCGTATATATGCACCCATCACCTACATGGATAAGGGTACAATTCTACTTGGTTCATATGGCAGCTGCACTGCCCTCGAccgtaaagcacttcagaggatgattaaaacagcagagagcattacaaggtctgacctgccatccctgcaggatctctacacagagaggtgtaggaggaggaatcaaacggatcattacagatcccagccacccatgccacggactgtttaccaagctgccgtcaggcagaagatacaggagtattcagtccaaaactaacaggctacgggacagtttctttcctcaggccgtaaagctgctcaattcaggaacccctcctcccttccatccatagtcccatacacaaaaggttcaatattgaagacacctggtgccacactctaatcagctaattaacccaaaacacctgcaaacgcctttaaatggtctctcagtctagttctgtaggcaacacaagcATGGGgtagactgctgacttgacagctgtccaaaagatgaccattgacaacttgcacaaggagggcaagacacaaaagttcatagctaaagaggctggctgttcacagagctctgtgtccaagcacattaatagagaggcgaagggaaggaagagatgtggtagaaaagtgtacaagcaatagggataaccgcaacCTGGAGagtattgtgaaacaaaacccattgaaaaatgtgggggagattcacaaagagtggactgcagctggagtcagtgcttcaagaaccaccacgcacagacgtatgcaagacatgggtttcagctgtcgcattccttgtgtcaagccattcttgaacaagacacagcgtcagaagcgactcgcctgggctaaagacaaaaaggactggactgctgagTTCTGATGAAAGTAATTTCCTGtggaaatcaaggtcctagCCTcttgaggaagagaggagaggcacagaatccacgttgcttgaagtccagtgtaaagtttccacagtctgtgatggtatggggtgccatgtcatctgctggtgttggtccagtgtgttttctgaggtccaaggtcaacgcagccgtctaccaggaagttttagaaaacttcatgcttcctgctgctgaccaactttatggagatgcagatttcattttccaacaggacttggcacctgcacacagtgcttATAGCGGTTTATAGCGTGCAATGCAGTTCCGTATTAATCTCTTCCACACTTCAGTCATGAGTGCAAACTTGTCAGTGGTCAACCAGCATTGCCGGGTCTCCTTATCACAGCACAGGAAGCCCATGATTTCCCAATGTTGAGATGAAAAATGTGTTGCCCGATTGCTCAGACCAGAAACTTTCCATCCAATGATCTTCCCACAGTATGCAACCCTCACATAGAGAAGCGCAGTAAAGGCCTTGAACTCCACAAGTGAAACAACCCAGGTGGTTTTCTTCAATCGTTCTGGGCTTCAGCCACTGTACACTCTGATGTGCTGCAACATCACTCCATCACACAGACATAAAACCACAGACTGTTTTTCACAAATGTCGCGCCTTGCGTGTGGTGTGGGGCCCTTTGACTCTGATGAAATGCTGGACATGGTGTCTCCTGGTGCCTGTGCCAGACTCGATGGTAGTCCATGCTATGCCATCTTTCCCAGTCTCTGGTAGTGATGGTACTGCAACACACTTATGAATAATAAGAGAATAACTTTAGACTCAGCCTAGGAAATGCTCATACTTATCCTAACATTGTCAAGTTATGTAGGCAaaagctattttatttatatattacacacacagttgtgctcaaatgttttcatacccttggagaattggtaatgtatgtaacatttgtaaagaaaatgtgagtgagcaggcaaaacagatGACTCATTTCTTtggggattcacattcaactgtaggtcataacagaagaGTACAATCTTAAAACAAAACACGGCAACGTTGAAAAAAattacccctgttcaaaagtctgcatacccttagttctaaatactgtgtattgccccctttagcatcaatgaccgtgtgcagtgttttgtaatagttgtctatgaggccccggaTTCTTACAAATGGTATAGCTgcacatttgtcttggcaaaatgccaagtctttggtcgtcttgcataaaCCACACGTGTGAGATCTCCCCAGTgaggctcgatgatattaaggtcaggagactgatgtcCACATGgacattaattgcaattaaaaagccataggtgtgggaaattcgCCTTTTTTACttgtgtgtatctgtaacaaggccaaacattcattGGTTTGTCAACTTTTGCTCAGGGCAATATGGGTGTTTTCTGTTATCGTTATTATTTAAGGAGCCAAAAAGATGTggtgataaatggcttcatatgatcattatccttaaatgtatttttttttttttttttttttggcatgatcggtcatattttctaaatctgtgccagaatttcacaatttctgccagggtatgcgaacttatgagcacaacttaACCGATGCTGGCTTATTGTAGAAGCCAACgagctgtgtttggaggagattTTGGAAAGCAGACATTTTAAAAGCCACTACTGACTAGCTGGACAGACGGTTTAAGCTTTTCTACTTTCACTTTTCAGTCTATAGCAGGGGTATTCATTTAAACTATCTTGCTTAGAAATTTCATTCGGCACTGCCTGCATGTTTCCAGTCTGCTTGTCATCAGCAAATCACTCGTTTgctacacatttttgtttgtttcacgGCTCGTTACCAAGATTCCcaattctgtattttttccCACAAATTCCCATGCCAGTATTGGATTGGTGCTTCTCTACCAGTGCATAGCAGTTTGGTTTAAAACTTTAAACATGCTCATTAACCAGGAAACGGTTTacctacatttttaaataatgatacGTTGTGTGGTCTAATAACTAATCTTTGTGTTTGTAGTgttgagactgaagatgaaaggACTTCACATCCAGATCAACAATGTAGTCTGCCAGCGAAGATGGCAAAAAAGACCCAATCCCCACTTAAAAGAAAGCTGGCCTCATCCTCGAAGAAGGCCAAAGTACCACGTATCTCAACCCAAAGAAAAACCCCTCCCTTCCCATCAGAGTCAGAGGAGCCATCCCAGCCCTGGAAAACCAAGGACGACCCTGATGAAGGTCCAAAGTCTTTGCGGTTTTTCCCTAAAAGACTTCCTGGATCACAAGTAGATCCTTCATCTGTTTTCTCACCGTTAGAACttttcaaaacctttttttccatGTCCACTGTCAGAACCCTCTGTGAAAATACAAACAGCCATGCAGCTAAAAACATCTGTATGGGCAAAAAATCTAAGTGGACAGATATTACTCCAAAGGAGTTTTACACATTTCTTGGGTTGGTCCTTTTCATTGCGCAGATTAAGGCAAGAGCTATCAACGATTActggaaaagaaaatccatcttCTCAATTCCGTTTCCAGGAACTGTAATGAACAGGGATAGATACAAAACCATATCGTGGAACATTCACATGAGTGATCCTGATGAGGACGTTATCAATGATCGTAAGAAGGGTACCCCCGAATATGACAAGTTATTCCGTCTAAAACCATTAATGGATGAGATTCGTCTTGCTTGTATGGCTTCATACCACCCACACAGAAACCTGGCTGTAGATGAACGCATGGTGGCTTCACAAGCAAGAAATGGGTTGAGTGAATACATCAAGGCAAAGCCTAATAAATTTGGCTTCAAGTTGTTTGTTTTAGCTGATTCCAGCAATGGTTACACAGTGGATTATGCTGTGTATATAGGCAAGAACACGTTCCCCTTTGGTTTTGGAATTTGTTATGATGCAGTGATGTCACTTGTTAAGCCATCCTTTCTTGGGTCTGGTTACCATGTGTACCTGGACAATTACTACTCCAGCCCAAAACTGTTCAAGGACTTGTTTGACATTAAAATGGGAGCGTGTGGTATCATGCGTGAAGGCAGACAGGGTTTCCCAAAATCTACAGAAAACGCCCTAACCAAGAAGTCCCCAAGGGGAACTCTGCGATGGATCAGGGAGGGTTCTTTACTGTTTGTGAAGTGGAAGGATGCCCGGGACGTGTCCGTGGGATCCACCATTCATCAAGCCTACGGAGGGGAAAccattaaaagaaaaaagaataaGAATGGAAAAGGGTCTGTCAATTCCATTCCAGTTCCAACAGCGATTTCACAATACAATAAGTACATGGGAGGGGTTGACTTATCAAATCAGCTGATCACATACTTCTCAGCACACCGCAAAACAAAAAAGTGGTACCGCACATTCTTCTACCATTTTGTGGACATTGCTACGACTAACAGCTACATCATTCACAAGGAGATGTGTAAGGCCAACAACAAGAAGCCAATGACCCACAAGGAATTCATGGAGCAGCTTGTTGCTCAGCTCTGTGAGGTGTCTCTTGACACCAAGGACAAACCGAAGAACACTGGACACACGCCTGTTCCCATCAAGGTTGCAAAAGACAAAAGCCAGAAAGCTTCATTCGGACGAAAGGCTTGTAAATTGTGCATCACTGGGAATAACCGACGAAACCTCACTCCCTGGAAGTGCAATGAGTGTGGGGTGCCACTCTGTGTCATTCCGGACAGGAACTGCTTCCACGATTGGCACAACCTTAACTAAAAGGCATCCGCTTCTATTAAGTGTCAATCTTCTCATTCAGAGGGAAGTTACCTGAAATTAGCCTGCCCATGGCAACTTGGGCTGCTGTTAGTACATTCTTACTGATGATCAGTCTTTCAACAGCTTTTAAGTGATGGCAAACAGTTGCTCTTCTTCCATTTTGACTTTTGATACAATCTGTGTCATTATGATTCAAGAAATGTAAGAATAGGCCCAAGTCATTGACGTCCATGGTTGACATGGCAGCAGTTGCAGAGTCTGATGAGCAGGACTAAGTTAGGGTTAGTTTTCTTTTAGgatgtctgtcatttaattatCCAGAGCAACAATTAAGACATTTGTCTTGAAGGGGCCATATGAAAGATGTGTACTGTACTGCTAACACTAATGCATGCAAAATTTACCAGTAGActtctgcagttaatgttttatgttaatgttattttccCTCAAACACATTTCTTACCAGTTTTCTCACTAGTCAGTCCTTGattttgcattgacttgtagtctCATACTCATTTTAGACACTTGAAGAGCAGTCACCCAACCCTACATAATCCTGCGCTAGCTAATACTGCTCTGGTTTTATTAAGGGAAGACTGTGAGGACAAAAGTCATTAGTACCACAACAGGGAGTGTAGAGTCCAACATTTTGGTATTGTGCACGGTaagatttgtgtgtttgtatggtcAGTTTCAGTTTATAATAATTTGACCCATTTAAGTTTACCTGAATATGATTCATTTGATGTGATGCTGACCGTAAGTTTATTAAATGAAACTGACCATTTTGAAACTTTTTCACTGGTTGGGTATTATTAGTGTCTTTATAATGTTGGGAGGCTTCCATAAGTATTTTCTGTTGGAAAGGTTATATAGATGTTACTATCTAGCCCAGGAGCTGACTGCAGTATCAACTAATAATAACCATAACTCCTGTATTATAAACCCACCATGtatatgttaattatttttcGGCTGTGATGATGTATTTTCTGAAGACCAACTGGTTTAATGTCCACTGTGTCAGGAAGTGAATAAAGTCATTTTAACCAACTCTGTGTATCATTTGTTGGCTTGTCCATGACTGCTGCAAAGTTGACCTGGGGctatattcacaaaacattttcttaccACTGATGTTGTGAGGGGTAAGAGAGAACGGTTTGAAAGGTTTACACTTAGGTTAACACGAGACCGCTAGGGAAATGAATGCAAGGAAACGTAACCGTAGTGATAAATATATAATCAGACTCCATATTGTCATTAAATGTTATCGTAAATGGCCATATTAGAtgagattcaactttattacagtacaacgaaatgcagttagcatctaaccagaagtgcaaatagagacaggcaggaaatgtacaagtattgtAGTATATGTTGGAAGTCCGTAGTAAAGGTTAGCTACTCCTTTTGTCACGagcctaacattaaaatgatgtgTTTCTGGGTTCAccctagacccagaactcagggatgtaTAGTGTAGTCACTTTGACTTAGGGGTtgctgggtgggtgtgtgtgtgtgtgtgtgtgattatcagttatcataagcgCCCAAAATGTGTAGGTCCTTTAACGTGaaccatgcaataaaatggcatgtgttcctggggctacacagaTACTTTCGAAACCCAGGACTCAGTGATACCAAGTCTGGTTTCCTAGacttacaccaatcagccataacattatgaccactgtcaggtgaagtgaataacactgatacacccatcagccataacattatgaccactgacaggtgaagtgaataacaccgatacacccatcagccataacattatgaccactgacaggtgaagtgaataacactgatacacccatcagccataacattatgaccactgacaggtgaagtgaataacacttatacacccatcagccataacattatgaccactgacaggtgaagtgaataacactgatacacccatcagccataacattatgaccactgacaggtgaagtgaataacactgatacacccatcagccataacattatgaccactgacaggtgaagtgaatagcactgatacacccatcagccataacattatgaccactgacaggtgaagtgaataacaccgatacacccatcagccataacattatgaccactgacaggtgaagtgaatagcactgaaacacccatcagccataacattatgaccactgacaggtgaagtgaataacactgatacacccatcagccataacattatgaccactgacaggtgaagtgaataacactgataatctggttatcatggcacatgtcagtgggtgggatttattaggcagcaagtgaacattctgtcctcatagttgatgtgttagaagcagggaaaatgggcaagtataaggatctgagtgactttgacaagggccaaattgtgatggcgaGACGACTGAGTCtgagtatctgtgtgtgtaattatcagtagataatcagatttgtttttttcaactACCTCGGAAACAAGATGTGTTGTGTAGACTTTGCACATTTGGATAATGTTACTTACTCACAACAGGATGAGGTTTAACGTCGTTTTCTCGAGTGACATCCAGTGAGATGGAGGTAGAAGGGATGAAACATTAAATTCACCCTGTTTCATGACTGAAACCTCTACACTTATTTGACATTATCTTCATGCTCAAAATATAACAGTGGTGTAGGATCAGTGTGTTGATGACAATGTTCAGAGACAGACCAAAAGTAGCCTTCTCTGTTGTTTTGACTCATTCTGAAGAACTAGGGCCTTTTGAGCAGACAACTTTCTATATCGCAATGAAACCGCTGGTATTCAAGTCATCACCAACGCTGGCCTGGCCTACAGCACAACTACAGGTACTGaccacactcaacacacaaTGGATCCAACTACAGTCCAGTATTACTGACAGTGTTACTAAATCCAGCTACCGGTCAGTTACTGACAGTTACACTAAATCCAGCTACAGGTCAGTATTACTGAATCCAGCTGTTGTCCAATATTACTGACAGTGTTACAGAATCGAGCTATAGTCCAGAATTACTGACAGCATTCCTGAATCTAGCTACAATCTTGTATTACTGAATCCAGTAACGGGTCTGTATTACTGagtgttcctcaaaccagtAACAGGGTCTGTATTACTGAGTGTTCCTGAATCCAGTTACAGGTCTGTATTACTGagtgttcctcaaaccagtAACAGGGTCTGTATTACTGAGTGTTCCTGAATCCAGTTACAGGTCTGTATTACTGagtgttcctcaaaccagtAACAGGGTCTGTATTACTGAGTGTTCCTGAATCCAGTTACAGGTCTGTATTACTGagtgttcctcaaaccagtAACAGGGTCTGTATTACTGAGTGTTCCTGAATCCAGTTACAGGTCTGTATTACTGAGTGTTCCTGAATCCAGTAACGGGTCTGTATTACTGAGTGTTCCTGAATCCAGTTACAGGTCTGTATTACTGAGTGTTCCTGAATCCAGTTACAGGTCTGTATTACTGAGTGTTCCTGAATCCAGTAACGGGTCTGTATTACTGagtgttcctcaaaccagtAACAGGGTCTGTATT is a window from the Esox lucius isolate fEsoLuc1 chromosome 12, fEsoLuc1.pri, whole genome shotgun sequence genome containing:
- the LOC105028948 gene encoding piggyBac transposable element-derived protein 4-like, whose amino-acid sequence is MASDTDIMDDCDSDEEGSSDSSYVPDEDFSFDSEEEVDPDDSTVETEDERTSHPDQQCSLPAKMAKKTQSPLKRKLASSSKKAKVPRISTQRKTPPFPSESEEPSQPWKTKDDPDEGPKSLRFFPKRLPGSQVDPSSVFSPLELFKTFFSMSTVRTLCENTNSHAAKNICMGKKSKWTDITPKEFYTFLGLVLFIAQIKARAINDYWKRKSIFSIPFPGTVMNRDRYKTISWNIHMSDPDEDVINDRKKGTPEYDKLFRLKPLMDEIRLACMASYHPHRNLAVDERMVASQARNGLSEYIKAKPNKFGFKLFVLADSSNGYTVDYAVYIGKNTFPFGFGICYDAVMSLVKPSFLGSGYHVYLDNYYSSPKLFKDLFDIKMGACGIMREGRQGFPKSTENALTKKSPRGTLRWIREGSLLFVKWKDARDVSVGSTIHQAYGGETIKRKKNKNGKGSVNSIPVPTAISQYNKYMGGVDLSNQLITYFSAHRKTKKWYRTFFYHFVDIATTNSYIIHKEMCKANNKKPMTHKEFMEQLVAQLCEVSLDTKDKPKNTGHTPVPIKVAKDKSQKASFGRKACKLCITGNNRRNLTPWKCNECGVPLCVIPDRNCFHDWHNLN